The genomic segment TCGTCGTCGGACACCCCGGCCCGGCGGGCGATACGGACGTGCTGCAACCACTCGTACTCGGCCTGGGCGAGCCAGGCGATCCGCAGGATCACCAGTTCACGGGACCTCGCGGGCAGCGTGTTCTTGCCCAGGACGTGGTTGCCGAAGACGAGGAAGCGGCGCAGCGCGTCCGGGTGGGCGGCCAGGGTCGCCCAGATGGCGTAGATCTCGCCGTCGCCGCCCCGGTACGGCCGCAAGGCTTCCAGGGCCTTGTCCGGTATGGCCTTCTCTTCCACCGGAGCCAGGCGCGGCTCGGTTACAGGCATGGCATCGCCCTTCACAGGTGACCGGCGTTGGTTCACGCCACGGACGATAGATAGATAGAACCCAGATAGTCAACAGGTTTACATTTTCGGGTTTCGTCTGTATGAATTTTGATGATTAGAACTCGATCAGACTGACCTGTCGGCAGCCGGGCCATCCCGCACCGCCACCGAGCAGGCCACACAACGACCATGGGAGGTCTCGGTGAGCATTCGCAGCCTGGGTTACCTCGGCATCGGCACCCCTGACCCCGACGGCTGGGTCGCCTACGCCAACGACGTCATCGGCACCATGCCCGTCGGGCCGCCAGGCTCCCCGGGGGAG from the Streptomyces sp. NBC_00310 genome contains:
- a CDS encoding carboxymuconolactone decarboxylase family protein → MPVTEPRLAPVEEKAIPDKALEALRPYRGGDGEIYAIWATLAAHPDALRRFLVFGNHVLGKNTLPARSRELVILRIAWLAQAEYEWLQHVRIARRAGVSDDEIRALGLPGDPGFGGVERALLAATDQLFRGADLDDTVWKELREHLATEQLIDLVYTVGQYQTVAMAINTFRIQPEPDIAALREELPLPAPTVS